From Myxocyprinus asiaticus isolate MX2 ecotype Aquarium Trade chromosome 49, UBuf_Myxa_2, whole genome shotgun sequence, a single genomic window includes:
- the LOC127438607 gene encoding gastrula zinc finger protein XlCGF8.2DB-like → MEVKEESQELEILSQTENKFMQKHFQRAKAEMSFTCSQCGKSFASKEVLEMHIRVHTEEKTYQGHQCGKSFTCKTNLKIPMRVHTGEKSHTCDQCGKSFTFKRSLNEHMRIHTGEKLHTCHQCGKTFTHKENLARHMRIHTGEKPYTCDQCGKSFRQKGKLKYHMRIHTGEKPFACVQCGKSFASECNLKFHMTIHTGEKPYTCDQCGNSFTNKVYLTKHMRIHTGEKPYTCHQCGKSFRQSQRLRDHLLSHTGERPFYCDQCGKNFITESALKQHLKVHTKEKCHVCSICGKSFSKLAYVKLHQKIHDSVKNHACCECGLTFTAACDLKWHQRIHSGEKTNISDPEACRMVQ, encoded by the coding sequence ATGGAAGTGAAGGAGGAAAGTCAAGAGCTGGAAATACTTTCACAGACTGAAAACAAGTTCATGCAGAAACATTTTCAGAGAGCAAAAGCCGAAATGTCTTTCACTTGCagtcagtgtggaaaaagttttgcaTCAAAAGAAGTGCTCGAGATGCATATAAGAGTTCATACAGAAGAGAAAACATACCAaggccatcagtgtggaaaaagtttcacatGTAAAACAAACCTTAAGATTCCCATGAGAGTTCATACAGGAGAGAAATCGCACACATGTgaccagtgtggaaagagttttacatttaaaaggaGTCTTAATGAACACatgagaatccacactggagagaaactgCACacttgccatcagtgtggaaagacttTCACACACAAAGAAAACCTTGCAAGGCACatgagaatccacactggagagaaaccttacacatgtgaccagtgtggaaagagtttcagacaaAAAGGAAAACTTAAGTATCACatgagaatccacactggagagaagccttttgcatgtgttcagtgtggaaagagttttgcatctGAATGTAATCTTAAGTTTCACATGacaatccacactggagagaagccgtacacatgtgatcagtgtggaaataGTTTCACAAATAAAGTCTACCTTACAAAACACatgagaatccacactggagagaaaccttacacttgccatcagtgtggaaagagtttcagacagTCTCAACGTCTCCGTGATCATCTGCTCTCGCACACTGGAGAAAGACCATTTTACTGTGATCAGTGTGGTAAAAATTTTATTACCGAATCAGCCCTGAAGCAACACCTGAAAGTTCATACAAAGGAGAAGTGTCACGTCTGTTCTATTTGTGGAAAAAGTTTTTCAAAGCTGGCATATGTGAAATTGCACCAGAAAATACATGACAGTGTGAAAAATCATGCATGCTGTGAGTGTGGACTGACCTTTACTGCAGCCTGTGATTTGAAATGGCACCAGAGAATTCACAgtggagaaaaaacaaacattagtgACCCAGAAGCCTGCAGAATGGTTCAATAG